A window of the Tiliqua scincoides isolate rTilSci1 chromosome 5, rTilSci1.hap2, whole genome shotgun sequence genome harbors these coding sequences:
- the LOC136652544 gene encoding vomeronasal type-2 receptor 26-like translates to MKKVNFTIEYKHYQHALVFIFAIHEINRNPNLLPNMTLGFKIYDNFFEGMATYKSILHLLFKQQRNVPNYKCDKKGDVLSVIGGFTVECCHDGKIKTCKHCTGAEKLESLSQSLFEMEMSDVSYRIYNALYAAAHALNAIYMSRPKTMMNRDTSKLFNIEPWQMHSFLKNVHFNNGAGHEVWFANEELSSGLAVINWVTFPNKSFLKIQVGKMSPSLEFSIHDDAIVWNSRFKQNLPRSTCVESCRVGHSKTVREGEAICCYDCTPCPDDMMSNQTDAAHCVKCPEDQYPNKNQDQCIPKHMAFLNYNEPLGIGFVSITFSFMTMTVLVILIFLRNWDTPIVKANNQNLTCILLSSILLCYLSSLLFIGKPGKVSCLLRQSAFGIIFSVAISSVLAKTITVVLAFMATQPGNRTRKWLGKKVAHSIVLSCSLIQVGICTVWLSTSPPFPDVDMHSQTEHIIVECNEGSIIMLYSVLGYVGFLALTSFTVAFLARKLPDTFNEAKFITFSMLVFCSVWISFIPAYLSTKGKEVVAVEVFSILASNTGLLTCIFLPKCYVIVLKPDLNSKQLLTEKRRN, encoded by the exons atgaagaaagTCAATTTCAC AATAGAGTACAAACATTATCAACATGCCCTGGTcttcatttttgccattcatgagatcaacaggaatcccaacctcttgcccaacaTGACCCTGGGTTTTAAAATCTacgacaacttttttgaaggaatggccacatataagtccatcttgcATCTTCTCTTCAAACAgcaaaggaatgtacccaattacaagtgtgataagaaaggtgatgtcttgtctgtcattgggggattcacggtaga GTGTTGCCATGATGGGAAAATTAAAACCTGTAAACACTGTACAGGAgcggagaaactggagagcctgtcTCAGTCTctgtttgagatggagatgagtgatgtgagctaccgcatttacaatgctctctatgctgcagcgcatgctttaaatgccatatatatgTCCAGACCAAAAACAATGATGAACAGAGACACATCCAAACTGTTCAACATTGAACcgtggcag atgcactcttttctgaaaaatgtccactttaacaatggtgctggccatgaagtctggtttgccaatGAGGAATTGTCATCTGGACTTGCTGTTATTAattgggtcactttccccaataaatccttccttaagattcaAGTTGGAAAGATGTCTCCAAGTCTAGAGTTTTCCATCCAcgatgatgccattgtgtggaatagcagatttaagCAG AATCTGCCTcgttcaacctgtgttgagagctgccgtgttggacacagcaagacggttcgagagggggaagcaatctgttgctatgattgtactccGTGTCCTGATGATATGATGTCTAACCAGACAG atgcagctcattgcgtcaaatgcccagaagatcagtacccaaacaagaaccaagaccaaTGTATCCCCAAACACATGGCCTTCTTAAACTACAATGAGCCCTTAGGAATCGGTTTTGTTTCCATCACTTTTTCCTTTATGACAATGACAGTTttggtgatactgatctttttaaGGAActgggacactcccattgtcaaagccaacaatcaaaacctcacctgcattcttctcagctccatcctgctttgctatctatcctccctgctcttcatcgGCAAACCTGGaaaggtgtcctgccttctccgacaatcagCTTTTGGCATAATTTTCTCTGTGgcaatttcttctgttttggcaaaaaccatcactgtggtcctggccttcatggccacccagccagggaacaggacgaggaaatggctggggaaaaaagtggcccactccattgttctttcctgttccctcattcaggtggggatttgcactgtatggctgtccacctctcctccttttccagatgttgacatgcactcccagactgagcacatcatagtggagtgtaatgaagggtcaatcatcatgctctattctgtcctgggctacgttggttttctggccctaaccagcttcacagtcgctttccttgcccggaaactgccagatactttcaatgaagccaaattcatcaccttcagcatgctggtcttctgcagtgtgtggatctccttcattcctgcttacctgagcaccaaggggaaagaggtggtggccgtggaggtcttttccatcttggcctccaacactggcctcctgacttgcatttttctccctaaatgttatgttattgtgctaaaaccagatctcaactccaagcagctgctaacagagaaaagaagaaattaa